From Bradyrhizobium symbiodeficiens, the proteins below share one genomic window:
- a CDS encoding phenylacetaldoxime dehydratase family protein encodes MESAIPQHLETERSRHKRVPDDYQPPYPSFVARYKPAVSRVVMAYFGVQYRGTAPAAATEALLEIAKRFSAESGPLHWDRARYVDQAGHETIVSVAYWDDTARFDAWFEPERAAWTGRQRDGVGTFIEVLRPVVARHETLFSSPDRTEGVAAIAAGMSGEVQEHAYWGGMRDRIPLSQTDAMAPGGRPELIRDGARLRVAAHDNLCLIRSGQDWSDTEASERKLYLDEVEPVLREGMDFLRDDGLAIGCYANRYMQVLQADGSVSEKSYGQSWWKSLAALERWAESHPTHVRIFGAAMKYLSTLGPSARLRLYHEVTVAAADEQFFEYRDCHPKTGMLAAVETVAA; translated from the coding sequence ATGGAATCTGCAATTCCTCAGCATCTCGAGACTGAGCGCTCGCGCCACAAGCGCGTGCCGGATGATTACCAGCCGCCATATCCGTCTTTCGTGGCGCGCTACAAACCGGCCGTGAGCCGCGTCGTGATGGCTTACTTCGGCGTGCAGTATCGCGGCACTGCGCCGGCGGCCGCAACGGAGGCGCTGCTCGAGATCGCGAAGCGCTTCTCGGCGGAGAGCGGGCCTTTGCATTGGGATCGCGCGCGCTATGTCGACCAGGCCGGCCATGAGACCATCGTCTCGGTCGCCTATTGGGACGACACCGCACGCTTCGACGCCTGGTTCGAACCGGAACGCGCGGCATGGACCGGACGGCAGCGCGACGGCGTCGGCACCTTCATCGAGGTGCTGCGTCCCGTTGTGGCGCGGCACGAGACGCTGTTCTCCTCGCCCGACCGGACCGAGGGTGTCGCCGCCATCGCCGCCGGCATGAGCGGGGAGGTGCAGGAGCACGCTTATTGGGGCGGCATGCGCGACCGTATTCCGCTGTCGCAAACCGACGCGATGGCGCCCGGCGGTAGGCCGGAGCTGATCCGCGACGGTGCGCGGCTGCGGGTGGCGGCGCATGACAATCTCTGCCTGATCCGATCCGGACAGGATTGGAGCGATACCGAGGCGTCGGAACGAAAGCTCTATCTCGACGAGGTCGAGCCGGTGCTGCGCGAGGGCATGGATTTCCTGCGCGACGACGGGCTTGCGATCGGCTGCTATGCCAACCGCTACATGCAGGTGCTTCAGGCCGATGGCAGCGTGAGCGAAAAATCCTATGGCCAGAGCTGGTGGAAGAGCCTGGCGGCGCTGGAACGCTGGGCGGAATCGCATCCGACCCATGTCAGGATTTTTGGTGCCGCGATGAAATACCTGTCGACGCTCGGGCCGTCAGCCAGGCTGCGGCTCTATCACGAGGTCACGGTGGCAGCCGCGGACGAGCAGTTCTTCGAATACCGGGATTGTCACCCGAAGACGGGCATGCTGGCCGCGGTCGAGACGGTCGCCGCTTAG
- a CDS encoding class I mannose-6-phosphate isomerase, with translation MLRSVNRAARAWQTADGANRRHEQEDLPCLSRTTDDHRACLGRDRSQTLGRLDLRPWSSIDASTDPVGELWLERTDKSAPNPALLLKLLFTSEPLSIQVHPNDAFARSIGLPNGKTEAWYILSALPGARIALGLNRHLTPQELREAIGDGSIADLVQWRPVAQGDVIFVPGGTIHAIGADIVLAEIQQRSDATFRLFDFGRHRELHEDSVVAASEAGPPPTQPPPRRLTDARLVLVASSYFVFERIDLRRIRSGDSRPIGKPGFS, from the coding sequence TTGTTGAGGTCTGTTAACCGAGCGGCGCGGGCTTGGCAGACGGCCGATGGCGCGAACAGGCGCCATGAACAGGAGGATCTGCCATGCTTGAGTCGGACAACAGATGACCATCGAGCATGCCTCGGTAGAGATCGCTCGCAAACCCTGGGCCGCCTCGATCTGCGACCCTGGAGCAGCATCGACGCTTCGACTGATCCGGTCGGAGAGTTGTGGCTCGAGCGGACGGACAAGAGCGCGCCCAACCCGGCACTCCTACTCAAGCTGCTGTTCACCAGCGAGCCCTTGTCGATCCAGGTTCATCCGAATGATGCATTCGCGCGCTCCATCGGCTTGCCGAACGGGAAAACTGAAGCGTGGTACATCCTTTCGGCGCTGCCGGGCGCGCGGATTGCGTTGGGATTGAATCGGCATCTCACGCCGCAAGAGTTACGCGAAGCGATCGGGGACGGCTCGATTGCGGATCTCGTGCAATGGCGTCCTGTGGCGCAAGGCGACGTCATCTTCGTTCCCGGCGGTACGATCCACGCCATCGGCGCCGATATCGTGCTCGCCGAAATCCAGCAGCGCAGCGACGCGACATTCCGCTTGTTCGATTTCGGCCGGCATCGCGAATTGCACGAGGACAGCGTCGTGGCTGCCTCCGAAGCGGGGCCACCTCCGACACAACCGCCTCCGAGACGCCTCACCGATGCGCGACTGGTTCTCGTCGCGAGTTCGTATTTCGTGTTCGAGCGGATCGACCTTCGGCGAATTCGCTCTGGGGACTCCAGACCGATCGGGAAGCCTGGATTCTCGTGA
- a CDS encoding carbon-nitrogen hydrolase family protein: MGIEHPKYKVAVVQAAPAWLDLDASIDKSIALIKEAAEKGARLIAFPEAFIPGYPWHIWMDSPAWAIGRGFVQRYFDNSLSYDSPQAERLRDAVRKAKLTAVIGLSERDGGSLYLAQWLIGPDGETIAKRRKLRPTHAERTVYGEGDGSDLAVHARPDIGRIGALCCWEHLQPLSKYAMYAQNEQVHVAAWPSFSLYDPFAPALGAEVNNAASRVYAVEGSCFVLAPCATVSQAMIDELCDRPDKHALLHAGGGFAAIYGPDGSQIGDKLAPDQEGLLIAEIDLGAIGVAKNAADPAGHYSRPDVTRLLLNKKRYQRVEQFALPVDTVEPTDIAAAAS, encoded by the coding sequence ATGGGCATCGAACATCCGAAATACAAGGTGGCGGTGGTGCAGGCGGCGCCGGCCTGGCTCGATCTCGACGCCTCCATCGACAAATCGATCGCGCTGATCAAAGAAGCGGCCGAGAAGGGCGCCAGGCTGATCGCCTTTCCGGAGGCCTTCATCCCCGGTTACCCCTGGCATATCTGGATGGACTCGCCGGCCTGGGCGATCGGGCGCGGCTTCGTGCAGCGCTATTTCGACAATTCGCTGTCCTATGACAGCCCGCAGGCCGAGCGGCTGCGCGATGCCGTGCGGAAAGCAAAACTCACCGCCGTGATCGGCCTGTCCGAACGCGACGGCGGCAGCCTCTATCTGGCACAATGGCTGATCGGGCCCGATGGCGAGACCATCGCCAAGCGCCGCAAGCTGCGGCCGACCCATGCCGAGCGCACCGTCTATGGTGAGGGCGACGGCAGCGATCTCGCCGTGCACGCGAGGCCGGACATCGGCCGCATTGGCGCGCTGTGCTGCTGGGAGCATCTTCAGCCGCTGTCGAAATACGCGATGTACGCCCAGAACGAGCAGGTGCATGTCGCGGCCTGGCCGAGCTTCTCGCTCTACGATCCCTTCGCGCCGGCGCTTGGCGCGGAGGTCAACAACGCCGCCTCGCGCGTCTATGCGGTGGAGGGCTCCTGCTTCGTGCTCGCGCCGTGCGCGACGGTGTCGCAAGCCATGATCGACGAACTCTGCGACCGGCCGGACAAGCACGCGCTGCTGCATGCCGGCGGCGGCTTTGCCGCGATCTACGGGCCCGACGGCAGCCAGATCGGCGACAAGCTGGCGCCGGATCAGGAGGGGCTATTGATCGCCGAGATCGATCTCGGTGCCATCGGCGTCGCCAAGAACGCGGCGGATCCGGCCGGTCATTATTCGCGCCCCGACGTGACGCGGCTGCTGCTCAACAAGAAGCGGTACCAACGCGTCGAGCAGTTCGCATTGCCGGTGGATACCGTCGAGCCCACGGACATTGCCGCGGCGGCGAGCTGA
- a CDS encoding glycoside hydrolase family 130 protein: protein MPYASFLNRQALHLRPDPARVIVRPFKPATEPRDLNPTDKMRANHIVDRVLALSSEAVAAQLADVLDNFQGRHRNLLESFEARADEMEDAFMKHGAFSKTQRQLVGAYFLSEYSFEASALFNPSIVPHPDQTGTPHGAVRFIMSLRAIGEGHVSSLTFRTGTIAVDGSLAVDPTVRLASVPRINRRISGPDGESVELTFRPEQDLSERVIFPVTESQSNGIEDVRFVKFNDGDREAYYATYTAYSGRAIRSELIETSDFMSFRLTPLRGAAAHNKGMALFPRKIGGRYAMIARQDNENLYLIYSDDLYTWESGQLLLKPQFPWEFVQIGNCGSPIELDEGWLLLTHGVGPVRKYSIGAALLDKRDPSKVLARSSEPLLRPEPSEREGYVPNVVYTCGAMRHNDQIILPYAVSDTFSSFATIKIAALMDAMRR from the coding sequence GTGCCATACGCTTCTTTCCTAAACCGGCAGGCGCTCCACCTGCGGCCCGATCCAGCGCGGGTCATCGTGCGGCCGTTCAAGCCGGCAACCGAACCCCGCGACTTGAATCCGACCGACAAGATGCGCGCAAACCATATCGTCGACCGGGTTCTGGCGCTTAGTTCGGAAGCCGTCGCAGCGCAGCTGGCGGACGTCCTGGACAATTTCCAGGGGCGACATCGTAACCTCCTGGAGAGCTTCGAGGCCCGCGCCGACGAGATGGAAGATGCTTTCATGAAGCATGGCGCATTCTCAAAGACCCAGCGCCAGCTGGTCGGCGCCTATTTTCTCAGCGAGTATTCGTTCGAGGCGTCTGCCTTGTTCAACCCCAGCATCGTGCCACACCCCGACCAAACGGGGACGCCGCACGGGGCGGTACGCTTCATCATGAGTCTCCGTGCCATCGGCGAAGGCCACGTATCGTCGCTGACGTTTCGAACCGGAACGATTGCGGTCGACGGAAGCCTGGCCGTCGATCCGACGGTGCGCCTTGCCTCGGTTCCCCGGATCAACCGTCGCATATCCGGCCCGGACGGCGAGTCCGTGGAATTGACGTTCAGGCCCGAGCAAGACCTCAGCGAGCGAGTCATCTTTCCCGTGACCGAATCCCAATCGAACGGCATCGAGGATGTGCGGTTTGTCAAATTCAACGACGGCGATCGGGAAGCGTACTACGCGACCTACACGGCTTACAGCGGTCGGGCGATTCGATCCGAGTTGATCGAGACCAGCGATTTCATGTCGTTTCGACTGACGCCTTTGCGGGGCGCTGCGGCACACAACAAGGGGATGGCGTTGTTCCCGCGCAAGATCGGCGGCCGCTATGCCATGATCGCGCGACAAGACAATGAGAACCTGTATCTGATCTATTCGGATGACCTCTACACGTGGGAAAGCGGCCAGCTCCTTCTGAAACCCCAATTTCCATGGGAGTTCGTGCAGATCGGCAATTGTGGGTCGCCGATCGAACTCGACGAGGGCTGGTTGCTGCTGACGCACGGGGTCGGGCCGGTCCGCAAATACTCGATCGGAGCGGCGCTGCTCGACAAGCGTGACCCATCGAAGGTGCTGGCGCGTTCGAGCGAGCCGCTGTTGCGGCCTGAGCCGTCCGAGCGCGAAGGGTATGTCCCCAACGTCGTCTACACCTGCGGTGCGATGAGGCACAATGACCAGATCATCCTGCCATATGCCGTGTCCGACACCTTCTCCAGTTTCGCGACGATCAAAATTGCGGCGCTCATGGATGCGATGCGGCGCTGA
- a CDS encoding transglycosylase SLT domain-containing protein, with amino-acid sequence MAGCHDWADHLVACRTGARHSAAYPWLRRIAWPVIAALLVSAIPALAADDPPAKPDTAVPSAEEPAKPPEKSEARESDTRESICLIVEAAARDANLPLEFFARVIWQESRFQADAVGPTTRSGAQAQGIAQFMPGTASERGLLNPFNPVQALPKSAEFLNELRNQFGNLGLAAAAYNAGPRRVQEWLAGTGGMPEQTRNYVLAITGTSVDAWAKAGATGKGPPSAPPTSCRDLMALLKRAPNAFVAELEQHVELAAAKAWGVQLAAGFDRNRALAMYSRAVTRLGAAIGERDPSLLSSVMRSRGTRAFYQVRIGADTRSEADDLCNRIRKAGGACFVLKNKGVSG; translated from the coding sequence ATGGCAGGATGCCACGACTGGGCAGATCACCTTGTTGCATGCCGCACCGGGGCGCGCCACAGCGCCGCCTACCCATGGTTGAGGCGGATTGCATGGCCCGTGATCGCTGCGCTGCTCGTCTCGGCGATTCCGGCACTGGCGGCGGATGATCCGCCCGCAAAGCCCGACACGGCGGTGCCGAGCGCCGAGGAGCCCGCGAAACCGCCGGAGAAATCCGAGGCGCGCGAGAGCGACACGCGGGAGTCGATCTGCCTGATCGTGGAGGCCGCCGCGCGCGATGCCAATCTCCCGCTGGAATTCTTCGCCCGGGTGATCTGGCAGGAAAGCCGCTTCCAGGCCGATGCGGTCGGCCCCACGACACGCAGCGGCGCGCAGGCACAGGGGATCGCGCAGTTCATGCCGGGCACGGCAAGCGAGCGCGGGCTGCTCAATCCGTTCAATCCGGTGCAGGCATTGCCGAAATCGGCGGAATTCCTCAACGAGCTGCGCAACCAGTTCGGCAATCTCGGTCTTGCCGCGGCGGCGTACAATGCCGGCCCGCGGCGCGTGCAGGAATGGCTCGCCGGCACCGGCGGAATGCCGGAGCAGACCCGCAACTACGTCCTCGCCATCACCGGCACGAGCGTCGATGCCTGGGCCAAGGCGGGCGCCACCGGCAAGGGACCGCCGAGCGCGCCGCCGACGAGCTGCCGAGACCTGATGGCGCTGCTCAAGCGCGCGCCGAATGCCTTTGTGGCCGAGCTCGAGCAGCACGTCGAGCTTGCGGCCGCAAAGGCCTGGGGCGTGCAGCTCGCCGCCGGCTTCGACCGCAACAGGGCGCTGGCGATGTATTCCCGCGCGGTCACGCGGCTCGGCGCCGCGATCGGCGAGCGCGATCCGAGCCTGCTGAGTTCGGTGATGCGCAGCCGCGGCACGCGTGCGTTCTATCAGGTCCGCATCGGCGCAGACACGCGCAGCGAGGCGGATGATCTCTGCAACCGGATCAGGAAGGCCGGCGGGGCGTGCTTCGTGCTCAAGAACAAGGGTGTGAGCGGGTAG
- a CDS encoding type VI secretion system-associated protein TagO codes for MRTLLVALALGTFAQGALAAESDCRAIESSSGRLACYDAAFPPALKKPSAVENDPSRPPYKDPFVAEEARTAAKLKNICRGC; via the coding sequence ATGAGAACCCTCCTGGTCGCATTGGCGCTCGGCACGTTCGCGCAAGGCGCGCTCGCCGCTGAATCCGATTGTCGCGCAATCGAAAGCTCGAGCGGACGGCTCGCCTGTTACGACGCCGCGTTTCCTCCGGCATTGAAGAAGCCCAGTGCCGTGGAGAACGACCCATCTCGGCCTCCTTACAAGGACCCGTTCGTTGCAGAAGAGGCTCGAACCGCGGCGAAGCTGAAGAACATCTGCCGCGGTTGTTGA
- a CDS encoding helix-turn-helix domain-containing protein has protein sequence MPIQFTTDGSPGYRRLALWQDIVCDVFVGLDCKSDLGSAFRGSVTQVPLGKAVCSEVCSDRQHVFRTPSRIARSDQDFVLVALGHRGDGGVVQDGRETVIHPGEFALYDTTRPYELKFNDAFTQTIFKVPHEMLRRRLGGSETLTAMSFGADAPLERLAYDFIFRLCQSADGLAPGNAAVLSEQAVDLLAMALSERLGKTSLPSSTHRSALVYRLKAHVRAHLADPDLTLSDTAAALGISPRYVNDLLADEQTSFQRYVLAERLAQCRRDLASPALVHRHISEIAFAWGFNDLSHFGRVFRDHFGMSPRDFRQSQLRH, from the coding sequence ATGCCAATCCAGTTCACGACGGACGGCAGCCCCGGCTATCGGCGGCTCGCCCTCTGGCAGGACATCGTCTGCGACGTCTTCGTGGGGCTCGACTGCAAGTCCGATCTCGGCAGCGCCTTTCGCGGTTCGGTCACGCAAGTCCCGCTCGGCAAGGCCGTCTGCTCCGAGGTCTGCTCCGACCGCCAGCACGTCTTCCGCACGCCCTCCCGCATCGCGCGTTCGGATCAGGACTTCGTCCTGGTCGCGCTCGGCCATCGCGGCGACGGCGGCGTGGTGCAGGACGGCCGCGAGACTGTGATCCATCCCGGCGAGTTCGCGCTCTACGACACCACGCGTCCCTATGAGCTGAAGTTCAACGACGCCTTTACGCAGACCATCTTCAAGGTGCCGCACGAGATGTTGCGGCGCCGGCTCGGCGGCAGTGAAACCCTGACGGCGATGTCGTTCGGCGCTGACGCGCCGCTCGAGCGGCTCGCCTATGATTTCATCTTCCGGCTTTGTCAGAGCGCCGACGGCCTCGCCCCCGGCAATGCCGCCGTTCTGTCCGAACAGGCCGTCGACCTGCTCGCGATGGCGCTGAGCGAGCGGCTCGGCAAGACGTCGCTGCCGTCATCGACCCACCGCTCCGCGCTGGTCTACCGGCTCAAGGCGCACGTCCGCGCCCACCTGGCCGATCCCGACCTTACATTGTCGGACACCGCGGCTGCGCTCGGCATCTCGCCGCGCTACGTGAACGACCTTCTCGCCGACGAGCAGACCTCGTTCCAGCGTTACGTCCTCGCCGAGCGCCTTGCGCAATGCCGTCGCGACCTCGCCTCGCCGGCGCTCGTCCATCGCCACATCAGCGAGATCGCCTTTGCCTGGGGTTTCAACGACCTCTCGCATTTCGGCCGCGTCTTCCGCGACCATTTCGGCATGTCGCCGCGCGATTTCAGGCAGAGCCAGCTGCGTCACTGA
- a CDS encoding HAD family hydrolase codes for MVTIFFDLDGTLTNPKPGITRSIQYALERLDVAVPSEDELTWCIGPPLHASLKKLTGTDELADRALLLYRERFSDIGLFENEAYAGIVDTLTTLAATTPRMFVATSKPAVYATRIVDHFGLKPYFERVFGSELDGTRVDKRDLLRYALDEAKVDAGSAIMIGDRSHDVVGARTNGMTAIGVLYGYGSEAELRDAGAHHICAAHPELLGHCVA; via the coding sequence ATGGTTACAATCTTCTTTGATCTCGACGGCACGCTCACCAACCCGAAGCCGGGGATCACGCGCTCGATCCAGTACGCGCTGGAGCGGCTGGACGTCGCGGTGCCGAGCGAGGACGAGCTGACCTGGTGCATCGGGCCGCCGCTGCACGCCAGCCTCAAGAAACTCACAGGAACCGACGAACTCGCCGACCGCGCGCTACTGCTCTATCGCGAGCGCTTTTCCGATATCGGCCTGTTCGAGAACGAGGCCTATGCCGGCATCGTGGACACGCTGACGACACTCGCCGCGACGACGCCGCGCATGTTCGTCGCCACCAGCAAGCCGGCGGTCTACGCCACCCGCATCGTCGATCATTTCGGCCTGAAACCCTATTTCGAGCGTGTGTTCGGCTCCGAGCTCGACGGCACACGCGTCGACAAGCGCGACCTGCTGCGCTACGCGCTCGACGAAGCAAAGGTCGATGCCGGCAGCGCGATCATGATCGGCGACCGCAGCCACGACGTGGTCGGCGCCCGCACCAACGGCATGACCGCGATCGGCGTGCTCTATGGTTATGGCAGCGAGGCCGAGCTCAGGGACGCCGGCGCGCATCACATCTGCGCCGCGCATCCCGAGCTGCTCGGCCATTGCGTGGCCTAA